From a region of the Thalassospira sp. TSL5-1 genome:
- the thrC gene encoding threonine synthase: MRYISTRGSAPVLQFDDVLLAGLARDGGLYVPETWPQFTADEIKSFRGMTYAEVAFAVIKPFVTGGIVDDDALKTILDETYAGFNHTAVAPLKQLGANDWVIELFHGPTLAFKDYALQVVGRLFDHVLAKRGQRITIVGATSGDTGSAAIEACRDRENVDIFILHPAGRVSEVQRRQMTTVIADNVHNLAVEGSFDDCQDLVKALFNDHAFRDEVGLSAVNSINWARIMCQIAYYFWAGVQLGAPDREVSFSVPSGNFGNVYAGYAALQMGLPIKQFVVGANSNDILARFFDKGVMKMDGVHPTISPSMDIQVSSNFERLLFDLYDRDGAAIVDLMTEFRKTGLMEMSQGQFDRAREHFDGYRLDDDQTRAGILDVYQKTGELVDPHSVIGIVAGRACNRDRSVPMIALATAHPAKFPDAVKQASGIYPDLPERLSDLYERPEKVEPIANDANTLMAHVRKNRRAA, from the coding sequence GTGCGTTATATCAGCACGCGGGGTAGTGCCCCCGTCTTGCAATTCGATGATGTTCTTCTGGCGGGTCTGGCCCGTGATGGCGGGCTGTATGTGCCCGAAACCTGGCCGCAATTTACAGCGGACGAGATCAAATCGTTCCGCGGCATGACCTATGCCGAAGTCGCCTTTGCGGTCATCAAACCATTTGTGACTGGCGGTATTGTTGATGATGATGCGCTGAAAACCATTCTTGATGAAACCTATGCCGGATTTAATCACACTGCCGTTGCCCCGCTCAAGCAGTTGGGGGCCAATGACTGGGTGATAGAACTTTTCCACGGTCCGACTTTGGCGTTTAAGGATTACGCCCTTCAGGTGGTTGGGCGTCTGTTTGACCATGTGCTGGCAAAGCGTGGTCAACGCATTACCATTGTGGGGGCAACATCGGGCGATACCGGCTCTGCCGCGATTGAGGCCTGCCGGGACCGTGAAAATGTCGATATTTTCATCCTGCATCCGGCCGGGCGTGTTTCCGAAGTCCAGCGCCGCCAGATGACCACGGTGATCGCCGATAACGTCCATAACCTTGCGGTCGAAGGCTCGTTTGATGATTGCCAGGACCTGGTCAAGGCCCTGTTTAATGATCATGCCTTCCGCGATGAAGTTGGCCTCTCGGCGGTGAATTCCATTAACTGGGCCCGCATCATGTGCCAGATCGCCTATTATTTCTGGGCCGGTGTGCAGCTTGGCGCGCCGGATCGCGAAGTTTCCTTCTCGGTCCCGTCGGGCAATTTTGGCAATGTTTATGCTGGTTATGCCGCCCTGCAAATGGGCCTGCCGATCAAACAGTTTGTCGTGGGGGCCAATTCCAACGACATTCTGGCGCGGTTTTTTGACAAGGGTGTGATGAAAATGGATGGGGTTCACCCCACCATCAGCCCGTCGATGGATATTCAGGTCAGCAGCAATTTTGAGCGTTTGCTGTTTGATCTGTATGATCGTGACGGTGCCGCGATTGTCGATCTGATGACCGAGTTCCGCAAAACCGGTCTTATGGAAATGTCGCAGGGCCAGTTTGACCGGGCGCGCGAACATTTTGACGGTTATCGCCTTGATGATGACCAGACCCGTGCGGGCATTCTGGATGTGTATCAGAAAACCGGTGAACTGGTGGACCCGCATTCCGTGATTGGCATTGTCGCCGGGCGGGCGTGCAACCGGGACCGTTCGGTTCCCATGATTGCCCTGGCAACCGCACATCCGGCAAAGTTCCCCGATGCGGTCAAACAGGCCAGCGGCATTTATCCGGACTTGCCCGAACGCCTGTCCGACCTATATGAGCGACCAGAGAAAGTTGAACCCATTGCCAACGATGCCAATACCCTGATGGCGCATGTTCGGAAAAACCGGCGTGCGGCCTGA
- a CDS encoding pitrilysin family protein — MTVELTELDNGMIVATDRLEHVQSVALGAWVDVGARNETPEINGISHMLEHMAFKGTRKRTALQISEEIEAVGGQMNAYTSRENTAYYCKVLHEDQALAIDVIADILQNSTLDAKELERERQVILQEIGQANDTPDDIVFDYFQETALPNQALGRSILGSPENVSSLTRDDLFDFMSRRYSAKRMVFSASGNVNHNDVVDMVASKFTNLPTHEDHDMEKLRYEGGQRIENRDLEQAHVIFGLPTVPYADDAFYDVQVFNMLLGGGMSSRLFQEIREKRGLVYSVYSFSSHYVDGGLFSIYAGTGPDDLGELMPVMCDELKRATVDLTEEEVNRARAQLKAMVVMGMESNSARCETLARQIQVHGGPQTIPEIMEKIEAVDLKRVIAAGEALISGKPTVTALGPVAKMPEYDTLVDRLCA; from the coding sequence ATGACAGTCGAGCTGACCGAGCTTGACAATGGCATGATTGTCGCCACGGACCGCCTGGAACATGTGCAGTCGGTGGCGTTGGGTGCGTGGGTGGATGTCGGGGCGCGGAATGAAACGCCCGAAATCAATGGCATTTCCCACATGCTCGAACACATGGCATTCAAGGGAACACGCAAACGGACCGCCCTTCAGATTTCCGAGGAAATCGAAGCGGTGGGCGGGCAGATGAATGCCTATACTTCGCGTGAAAATACCGCCTATTATTGCAAGGTTCTGCACGAAGACCAGGCGCTGGCGATTGATGTGATTGCCGACATCCTGCAAAATTCGACGCTGGATGCCAAAGAACTGGAGCGCGAGCGCCAGGTGATCCTGCAGGAAATCGGCCAGGCAAATGACACGCCCGACGATATCGTGTTTGATTATTTCCAGGAAACCGCCCTGCCCAATCAGGCGCTGGGCCGGTCCATTCTGGGCAGCCCGGAAAATGTGTCCAGTCTGACACGCGATGATCTGTTTGACTTCATGTCACGGCGCTACAGCGCCAAACGCATGGTGTTTTCGGCGTCGGGCAATGTGAATCATAATGATGTGGTCGATATGGTCGCATCCAAATTCACCAATTTGCCGACCCACGAAGACCACGACATGGAAAAGCTGCGCTATGAAGGCGGCCAGCGCATTGAAAATCGCGACCTTGAACAGGCTCATGTCATTTTTGGCCTGCCCACGGTTCCCTATGCCGATGATGCCTTCTATGACGTGCAGGTTTTCAACATGTTACTGGGCGGGGGCATGTCCTCGCGCCTGTTCCAGGAAATCCGCGAAAAACGCGGGCTGGTCTATTCGGTTTACAGCTTCTCGTCGCATTATGTCGATGGCGGCCTGTTCTCGATCTATGCCGGCACCGGGCCCGATGACCTCGGCGAACTTATGCCGGTGATGTGCGACGAGCTGAAACGCGCCACCGTCGATTTGACGGAGGAAGAAGTTAACCGTGCCCGCGCCCAGCTTAAGGCGATGGTTGTGATGGGCATGGAAAGCAATTCGGCCCGCTGCGAAACGCTGGCCCGGCAGATCCAGGTGCATGGCGGCCCGCAAACCATCCCCGAAATCATGGAAAAGATCGAGGCAGTCGACCTCAAACGTGTCATTGCCGCAGGCGAAGCCCTGATTTCCGGCAAACCTACCGTCACCGCCCTTGGCCCCGTCGCCAAGATGCCGGAATACGATACGCTGGTGGATCGGCTCTGCGCCTGA
- a CDS encoding ROK family protein encodes MKYAFDIGGTKIEFGVFDDQGGILHRQKVATPLENRDDFTSVIAGLVAEADARFAGCDADADTPPPVGISFAGGLDPETGAVISANIPPIKGWPMTRGLGDILKRAVRVENDADCFALAEARLGAGTGKRTVFAIILGTGVGGGIVVDGQFIGGRSGIRGEWGHGNDISGPLMRHGIKPRQCGCGGASCLDPWGAARGLERIHSALHGKDLPSQDITAAWRAGNGDALKTIDVFVDLVAGQLRLMVNVLDPDIVPVGGGLAAEQGLIARIDAAVRANVLGRYDHALVVPGQFFADGGLRGAALLHDVPA; translated from the coding sequence ATGAAATACGCATTTGATATTGGCGGTACAAAAATAGAATTTGGCGTTTTTGACGATCAGGGCGGGATCCTGCATCGGCAAAAGGTCGCCACCCCGCTTGAGAACCGCGACGATTTTACCAGCGTGATTGCCGGGCTGGTGGCGGAAGCGGATGCCCGGTTTGCGGGGTGTGATGCGGATGCTGACACGCCGCCGCCGGTTGGCATCAGCTTTGCCGGGGGGCTGGACCCGGAAACGGGCGCGGTGATTTCGGCCAATATCCCGCCGATCAAGGGCTGGCCCATGACACGCGGTCTTGGCGATATTTTAAAGCGTGCGGTGCGGGTGGAAAACGATGCGGACTGTTTTGCCCTGGCCGAGGCCCGGTTGGGCGCGGGGACGGGTAAGCGCACGGTGTTTGCCATTATCCTCGGCACCGGTGTGGGCGGTGGCATTGTTGTCGATGGGCAGTTTATTGGCGGGCGCAGCGGCATACGCGGCGAATGGGGGCATGGCAATGATATTTCCGGCCCCCTGATGCGCCACGGCATCAAGCCGCGCCAGTGTGGCTGTGGCGGGGCATCCTGCCTGGACCCCTGGGGGGCTGCGCGTGGGCTGGAGCGCATTCATAGCGCCCTGCATGGCAAGGATTTGCCCAGTCAGGATATTACGGCGGCCTGGCGGGCGGGCAATGGCGATGCCCTTAAAACCATTGATGTTTTTGTTGATCTGGTTGCCGGGCAATTGCGCCTGATGGTCAATGTGCTGGACCCGGATATTGTGCCGGTGGGGGGCGGGCTTGCCGCCGAACAGGGCCTGATCGCCCGGATTGACGCCGCCGTGCGGGCCAATGTGCTGGGCCGATATGACCATGCCCTGGTGGTGCCGGGGCAGTTTTTTGCCGATGGCGGCCTGCGCGGGGCGGCCCTGCTGCATGATGTGCCGGCCTGA
- a CDS encoding copper homeostasis protein CutC: MTRISHMTLEVCVESFEDALIAAENGADRIEYCSALAVGGLTPTPGALARMRDIPVPCFAMIRPRPGHFVYSAGELETMTREIALARDAGAQGVVFGASKADGRLDGEALKLLCDAAGGLAKTLHRAFDITPDAFAALETAVELGFDRILTSGQQPTAEEGCALIADLIARAGGRIIILPGSGVTAANASTLRAKTGASQLHASCKHIAEAGAGEEGRVATDAKAVRALRRAMDH; this comes from the coding sequence GTGACCCGTATCAGTCATATGACACTGGAAGTCTGTGTTGAAAGTTTTGAAGACGCACTGATTGCGGCTGAAAATGGCGCAGACCGGATTGAATATTGTTCGGCCCTGGCGGTGGGTGGTTTAACGCCCACACCGGGCGCACTGGCGCGGATGCGTGATATTCCGGTGCCGTGTTTTGCCATGATCCGCCCGCGACCGGGCCATTTTGTGTATAGTGCTGGCGAGCTGGAAACCATGACCCGCGAAATCGCCCTGGCCCGCGATGCCGGGGCGCAAGGGGTGGTTTTTGGCGCCAGTAAAGCCGATGGCAGACTGGATGGTGAGGCGCTGAAATTGCTGTGTGATGCCGCAGGTGGCCTGGCAAAAACGCTCCATCGCGCGTTTGACATCACACCTGATGCCTTTGCTGCGCTGGAAACGGCGGTGGAGCTGGGCTTTGACCGCATCCTGACATCGGGCCAGCAACCAACCGCCGAGGAAGGCTGTGCCCTGATTGCCGATCTGATCGCTAGGGCGGGCGGGCGCATCATCATCCTGCCCGGCAGTGGTGTGACGGCGGCCAATGCCAGCACGCTGCGGGCCAAAACCGGGGCCTCGCAGCTTCATGCGTCCTGCAAGCATATTGCCGAGGCGGGCGCGGGCGAAGAAGGCCGTGTTGCCACCGATGCCAAAGCGGTGCGGGCCCTGCGCCGGGCGATGGATCACTGA
- the catB gene encoding type B chloramphenicol O-acetyltransferase, with translation MTNYFASPFRGETLDHQISNPNIIVGRYSYYSGYYHGHRFEDCARYLLPDDGVDRLIIGSFCSIGSGAAFIMAGNQGHRHDWISTFPFYWMAEVPAFAGAANGYEPSGDTVIGNDVWIGSEAIIMPGIKVGDGAIIGTRALVTRDVEPYAIIGGNPAKTIRKRFDAGQIALLLEMQWWHWDEAALARAMPLLTSGDVDGLYHYWAENIRQA, from the coding sequence ATGACCAACTATTTCGCAAGCCCGTTTCGCGGCGAAACCCTGGACCATCAAATTTCCAATCCCAATATCATCGTCGGTCGCTACAGCTATTATTCCGGCTACTATCACGGCCACCGTTTCGAAGATTGCGCCCGCTACCTTTTGCCCGATGACGGGGTGGACCGCCTGATCATTGGCAGTTTCTGTTCCATCGGCTCGGGCGCGGCCTTTATCATGGCGGGCAATCAGGGCCACCGCCATGACTGGATCAGCACCTTTCCCTTTTACTGGATGGCGGAAGTTCCGGCCTTTGCCGGGGCAGCCAATGGCTATGAACCCTCGGGCGACACCGTGATTGGCAATGATGTCTGGATTGGATCGGAAGCCATTATCATGCCCGGCATTAAAGTGGGCGACGGGGCGATTATTGGCACCCGCGCCCTTGTCACCCGCGATGTGGAACCCTATGCCATTATCGGCGGCAACCCGGCAAAAACCATTCGCAAACGGTTTGACGCGGGGCAAATCGCCCTGTTGCTGGAAATGCAATGGTGGCATTGGGACGAGGCTGCCCTGGCCCGCGCCATGCCGCTTCTGACCAGCGGCGACGTCGATGGGCTTTATCATTATTGGGCCGAAAATATCCGCCAGGCATAA
- a CDS encoding M48 family metallopeptidase, translated as MMRSLIIGNTEIPYALKRTGSSEKARITVTPDFVEVVVPPHATDAQIDQAIDRRRRWIFEQTRKMRNIAENAPAISRFVSGAKIPFRGRMMRLKVVSTDDSLVHVSYRNGFYIEYPASAAAQSQDMLIEDALRLWLKKRLRQDVDDFIRHYGPKYGLVPKSWHIKDQKHLWGSCGNDDRIHINWHLIFAPKAVLEYAVVHELCHLRHRNHDKPFWNLVGSILPDYSARKTWLDQNAHMLAINRVETR; from the coding sequence ATGATGCGCAGCCTGATCATTGGTAATACTGAAATACCCTATGCGCTAAAACGGACCGGCAGCAGCGAAAAGGCGCGCATTACCGTCACGCCTGATTTTGTCGAGGTGGTTGTCCCGCCCCACGCCACCGATGCGCAAATTGACCAGGCGATAGACCGGCGGCGACGCTGGATTTTTGAACAAACCCGCAAAATGCGCAATATCGCGGAAAATGCGCCCGCCATTTCGCGCTTTGTTAGCGGGGCGAAAATACCGTTTCGCGGGCGCATGATGCGGCTCAAGGTGGTTTCCACCGATGACAGCCTTGTCCATGTCTCCTACCGCAATGGCTTTTATATTGAATATCCCGCCTCGGCCGCCGCGCAGTCTCAGGATATGTTGATCGAGGATGCCTTGCGCCTGTGGCTTAAAAAGCGGTTGCGACAGGATGTAGACGACTTCATTCGCCATTATGGCCCCAAATACGGCCTTGTTCCCAAATCCTGGCATATCAAGGACCAAAAGCACCTGTGGGGCAGTTGCGGCAATGATGATCGTATTCATATCAACTGGCATCTGATCTTTGCGCCCAAAGCCGTGCTGGAATATGCCGTGGTGCATGAACTTTGCCATCTGCGCCACCGCAACCACGATAAACCCTTCTGGAATCTGGTGGGCTCGATCCTGCCCGATTATTCGGCCCGCAAAACCTGGCTGGATCAAAACGCGCATATGCTGGCAATCAACCGGGTGGAAACACGCTAA
- a CDS encoding type I restriction endonuclease subunit R gives MGSEWQLAEKPTIQALKGMGYTIVTKAEHEALRDGDNQVLFRPHLVDAIKRLNGLSDEDAQAAYVELVGKTDNEEWLHILRGNYSRKVQGQAEHKTIRVIDFLHLEKNHFAVTNQLYVKAEKSRIPDIVVYINGIPVVVIEAKSPINAKDKTGEAFEQIKQYERDIPRLFFANCFNILTDGTNCLYGTTGSPSRFYGSWGDPWPRPEGDFTNKLDKGLWCLLSPARLLDLIAHFIVFEKADVGKIKKMCRYQQFRAVNKIVERVVENTHRKGLVWHTQGSGKSLTMVFAALKLKTHLTEASPELANPNLMVLTDRIDLDDQISGTFQACGLPNPVRVEKVDELHKLIGSGIDGITALSTIFKFQGSKKPVAHSQNWIVMVDECHRTQEKDLGAYLRATLPDARFFGFTGTPIKKSDKNTYKNFGIVGEGYLDKYGIDDAVADGATVPIYYTGRKTDWHIDEAKIDILFDQWFADLPDDKLEELKKRGVSFADLVKHPKRVDLIAYDIWTHFREHAAPDGFKAQIVAIDREAVILYKRALDRVIAEDLISQGLSPEDAQKQATLKSACVYSKSQEDNKPSEDAHIVKLREGLETYFLDRDAETAVKQAFGKKGQNPDFLIVCDKLLTGFDAPIESVMYLDKPLKEHTLLQAIARTNRVADANKEYGLIVDYIGVSQNLDNALSSYRADDVQNAMQDLDNLRSQLHAAHATVLKMMKGLKRNTGDIKAEYDAFVEMLKAEDQWLTYRACAREFISLYAALSPDKSVLDYTKDLKWIASFLQYATQAIDKKEALDHREYSQKIRQMLEEHLDATGLSVTVKLRGITDPDFWQDFEMEDKPESDIKTAAIRKGTELRKTVYEKLDDNPHQYGKFSQRLKELLEKMDDAQFSWADKLRMAEDLARDLEAESKAHEDTAMSQAAYGIMKVLESYQPDDISAGDLVELAVFMEGIYAQTPPHWHEKTELRKTLRQQVRQKLHAMGFGSLKLVSEEVEEFALKAFAK, from the coding sequence ATGGGCAGTGAATGGCAATTGGCGGAAAAGCCAACAATCCAAGCCTTGAAAGGGATGGGCTACACAATCGTGACCAAGGCAGAGCACGAAGCCCTGCGCGATGGCGATAACCAAGTTCTGTTCCGCCCGCATCTGGTTGACGCCATCAAACGTTTGAACGGCTTGTCCGATGAAGATGCCCAAGCTGCCTATGTCGAACTGGTTGGCAAGACTGACAATGAGGAATGGCTGCATATTTTGCGCGGTAATTACAGCCGCAAGGTGCAGGGCCAGGCAGAGCACAAGACCATCCGCGTCATTGATTTTCTGCACCTGGAAAAAAACCATTTTGCTGTGACCAACCAGCTTTATGTGAAGGCGGAGAAATCGCGCATTCCTGATATTGTGGTATATATCAACGGTATTCCCGTGGTGGTGATCGAGGCGAAATCGCCGATCAATGCCAAGGACAAAACCGGTGAAGCGTTTGAGCAGATCAAACAATATGAACGCGATATTCCCCGGCTGTTTTTTGCCAATTGTTTTAACATTCTGACCGATGGCACCAATTGCCTGTATGGCACCACCGGCAGCCCGTCGCGATTTTATGGATCGTGGGGCGACCCGTGGCCGCGCCCGGAAGGCGATTTTACCAATAAGCTGGACAAGGGGTTATGGTGCCTGCTGTCGCCCGCGCGCCTGCTGGATTTAATTGCCCATTTTATTGTGTTCGAGAAGGCCGATGTCGGCAAAATCAAGAAGATGTGCCGCTATCAGCAGTTTCGCGCGGTCAATAAAATTGTCGAACGGGTGGTTGAAAACACCCATCGCAAGGGGCTGGTCTGGCATACGCAGGGGTCGGGCAAATCGCTGACGATGGTGTTTGCCGCCCTGAAGCTGAAAACCCATTTGACCGAGGCCTCGCCAGAGCTGGCAAACCCCAACCTGATGGTGCTGACCGACCGGATTGATCTGGATGACCAGATCAGCGGGACGTTTCAGGCCTGCGGCCTGCCCAACCCGGTGCGGGTGGAGAAAGTGGACGAGCTACACAAGCTGATTGGCAGCGGCATTGACGGCATTACCGCCCTTTCGACGATTTTCAAATTTCAGGGGTCGAAAAAGCCTGTTGCCCATTCGCAGAACTGGATTGTGATGGTGGATGAATGCCACCGCACCCAGGAAAAGGATTTGGGCGCCTATTTGCGCGCAACCCTGCCCGATGCGCGCTTTTTTGGCTTTACCGGCACGCCGATTAAAAAATCCGACAAGAACACCTATAAAAACTTTGGCATTGTTGGCGAGGGGTATCTGGACAAATACGGCATTGACGATGCCGTGGCCGATGGCGCAACGGTGCCGATTTATTATACCGGGCGCAAAACCGACTGGCATATTGACGAGGCCAAGATCGACATTCTGTTTGATCAATGGTTTGCCGACCTGCCCGATGACAAGCTTGAAGAGCTTAAAAAACGCGGTGTCAGCTTTGCCGATCTGGTCAAGCATCCGAAACGGGTGGATTTGATTGCCTATGACATCTGGACCCATTTCAGGGAACATGCTGCGCCGGACGGGTTTAAGGCGCAAATCGTTGCCATCGACCGCGAGGCGGTGATTTTATATAAACGCGCGCTGGACCGGGTGATTGCCGAGGATTTGATCTCGCAAGGATTATCGCCCGAAGATGCGCAAAAGCAGGCTACGTTAAAATCGGCCTGTGTTTATTCAAAATCGCAGGAAGACAACAAACCATCGGAAGATGCGCATATTGTTAAATTGCGCGAGGGACTAGAGACATATTTTCTGGACCGCGATGCCGAAACCGCCGTGAAGCAGGCCTTTGGCAAAAAGGGACAAAACCCGGATTTTCTGATTGTCTGTGACAAGCTTCTGACCGGGTTTGACGCGCCGATTGAATCGGTGATGTATCTTGATAAACCGCTTAAGGAACACACGCTGCTTCAGGCCATTGCGCGCACCAACCGGGTTGCCGATGCCAACAAGGAATATGGCCTGATTGTCGATTATATCGGTGTGTCGCAAAATCTGGATAATGCGCTGTCATCCTATCGTGCCGATGATGTGCAAAACGCGATGCAGGACCTTGATAACCTGCGCTCGCAACTCCATGCCGCCCACGCCACCGTGCTTAAAATGATGAAGGGCCTAAAGCGCAATACCGGCGATATAAAGGCCGAATATGATGCCTTTGTCGAGATGCTCAAGGCGGAAGACCAGTGGCTGACCTATCGCGCCTGCGCGCGGGAATTTATTTCCCTTTATGCCGCCCTAAGCCCCGATAAATCGGTGCTGGATTACACAAAAGACCTGAAATGGATCGCAAGTTTTTTACAATATGCCACCCAGGCGATTGATAAAAAGGAAGCCCTGGACCATCGCGAATACAGCCAGAAGATCCGTCAAATGCTTGAAGAGCATCTTGATGCCACGGGCCTGAGTGTCACGGTAAAATTGCGCGGCATTACCGACCCGGATTTCTGGCAGGATTTCGAGATGGAAGACAAACCGGAAAGCGACATTAAGACCGCCGCGATCCGCAAGGGGACGGAGCTTCGCAAAACCGTTTATGAAAAGCTTGATGATAATCCGCACCAATATGGCAAATTCTCGCAGCGGTTAAAGGAACTGCTGGAGAAAATGGATGATGCGCAGTTTTCCTGGGCCGATAAACTGAGAATGGCCGAAGACCTTGCGCGCGACCTTGAGGCGGAATCCAAAGCCCATGAAGATACGGCCATGTCACAGGCGGCCTATGGCATTATGAAGGTTCTTGAAAGCTATCAGCCAGATGATATTTCCGCCGGGGATTTGGTGGAACTGGCGGTTTTTATGGAAGGCATTTATGCCCAAACGCCGCCCCATTGGCACGAAAAGACGGAGCTTCGCAAAACCCTGCGCCAGCAGGTCCGCCAGAAGCTTCATGCAATGGGCTTTGGCAGCCTTAAACTTGTTTCCGAGGAAGTCGAAGAGTTCGCGCTTAAAGCTTTTGCAAAGTAA
- a CDS encoding restriction endonuclease subunit S, translating into MTHEVPEGWETSSFGSRCRVQSGYAFKSADFVDEGANTVPVIRMSNLKSGTITLEDSKYVDVAKVWGLENFRLSQGDFLFGMSGSIGNYGVVTKQADGSYLNQRVGRLMVQDGFPQFFQYLYLSQGFQNILKGKAAGNAQVNISSKDIQAIEVTIPSLPEQKKIAEVLCSVDEAIAATKAVIDQTKQVKKGLLQTLLTKGIGHTKFKQTELGEIPESWEVKKLSEIARVIDCKHRTPKYYDEGFPIVRPRDVKEGPLELSNCIKTSKEEYLDLIEPHKPEQGDIVFSRNATFGIGAIVESEQTFAIGQDVCIIHGQTLSGSLLFYIINSPVVQNQLKKLSSGSTFKRINLKDIRNLLLPEVPPKEQDYIVKRLRAIDNFSMAEMSKLKQLEIVKSGLMSDLLSGSKRVELPDA; encoded by the coding sequence ATGACGCATGAAGTTCCTGAGGGGTGGGAAACAAGTTCGTTTGGTAGCCGTTGTCGCGTCCAGTCTGGTTACGCCTTCAAGAGTGCTGACTTCGTTGATGAAGGGGCGAATACGGTTCCCGTTATAAGAATGAGCAACTTAAAATCAGGAACGATTACACTTGAAGATTCAAAATATGTTGATGTTGCCAAAGTTTGGGGATTAGAGAACTTCCGCTTGAGCCAAGGGGATTTTCTCTTTGGCATGTCAGGCAGTATCGGCAACTATGGTGTTGTAACAAAGCAGGCTGACGGTTCGTATCTGAACCAACGGGTCGGGAGGTTGATGGTTCAGGATGGCTTCCCCCAGTTCTTTCAATATCTCTATCTGTCGCAAGGTTTTCAAAATATCCTGAAGGGAAAGGCAGCGGGGAACGCTCAGGTAAACATTAGCTCCAAGGATATTCAGGCCATTGAGGTGACTATCCCCTCCCTTCCCGAGCAGAAGAAAATCGCTGAAGTTCTGTGCAGCGTTGACGAGGCCATTGCCGCGACCAAAGCCGTCATTGACCAAACCAAACAGGTCAAAAAAGGACTGCTTCAAACCCTCCTCACCAAAGGCATCGGCCACACCAAGTTCAAACAAACCGAATTGGGGGAGATTCCTGAGAGTTGGGAGGTCAAGAAACTCTCAGAGATTGCGAGAGTTATTGATTGCAAACACCGGACGCCAAAATATTACGACGAAGGCTTTCCTATAGTTCGCCCGAGGGATGTGAAAGAAGGGCCTCTCGAACTATCCAACTGCATCAAAACTAGCAAAGAAGAATACCTAGACCTCATAGAACCACATAAACCTGAGCAAGGAGATATCGTTTTCAGCAGAAATGCAACTTTTGGTATTGGTGCTATTGTCGAAAGCGAACAGACTTTTGCTATTGGTCAGGATGTCTGTATCATTCACGGGCAGACTTTGAGCGGTTCACTACTTTTTTACATCATTAACTCGCCGGTGGTCCAAAATCAGCTAAAAAAACTCTCATCCGGATCAACCTTTAAGAGAATAAACCTCAAAGATATCCGCAATCTATTGTTGCCTGAAGTCCCTCCTAAGGAGCAAGACTACATCGTCAAAAGATTACGTGCCATTGACAACTTCTCAATGGCAGAGATGAGTAAACTGAAACAGCTTGAGATTGTAAAATCTGGCCTCATGTCTGATCTGCTCTCTGGAAGCAAACGCGTGGAGCTACCAGATGCCTGA